A window of Acidobacteriota bacterium genomic DNA:
GGTCCGATTAGATTTCAGGGCTCTGTACTACCAATAGCCCAATCGCGAAACTGAAGCCGAACCTGAACCGAGAAATGAGAAACCAGAAACTCTGAACCCTGAACTCTGAACCCTGAACCCTGAACCCTGAACTCTGAACCCTGAACTCTGAACCTTTACTTTTTGACCGCATCCTTGAGAGCGGCCTCTATGGCTTGTTTCAAGGCTTCGCGGGTTTTCTCCCGTGCAAGCTTCCCGTTGATGAACACAGTAGGTGTCGAATCCACTCCGATCTTGTCCCCGTCGGCCATATCGCGCTTCACCCGGTCGGAGAACTTCCCCGAATCCAGCGCGGCATCAAACTTTTTTCGATCGAGCCCTGACTGGCTGGCGTACTCCTTGAGCTTCTCGACTTCGAGGGCCCTCTGATTCGTAAACAGGATTGTCACGTACTCCCAGTACTTGCCCTGTTCTCTCGCAGCCTCAGCGGCCTCGGCAGCTTTGAAGGCATGTTTGTGCATATCAAGAGGGAAGTGGCGCGCCACAAGTTTTACCTTGTCGCCGTACTCCTTCGCCACTTCTTCCAACACTGCTTGTGTTGCCGCGCAACTTGGGCATTCGTAATCCGTGAACTCTACTATCGTGACCGCGGCATTGACTCCTCCCCTCCACGGCCGATCCTCGATCGCAATGTCGAACACCGGAGACTCGGGCAGCTTCAGATATACTTGTAGCGTAGCTCCCTTTCTTAGCAGTTCAGCATAAGCGTCCGCCGCCCTGGCCTGCTCGCGGTTCTGCAAGTACTCCATGATCTGCGGCCGCAATTTGTCGAAGCCGCCTTCCAACCTGCTCTTATTCTCTTCGTAGAATTTGAGAGCGACCTCCTCAGTCACCGGCTTGAGCCTGGGCAGCACATCGGCCTCGAACAAAGCCTCGCTGGTAATATTTCTTTTCTTGGCTTCCTCGGCTAGAAGCAGGTCGTTGATCTTCACGTCAAGCGCGGTCTTGCGCAGGTAGTAGACTTGTTCCTGAACGCTGAATATCAGCGGTTTCAACGCGTCCTCCACATCACCCGATGTGATACGTTTGCCGTTGACGGTCGCAAATACACGCGCGCGGCCGGCATCGGTTTCCGGCGGGGTAACGCTAACGGCGAGCACCTTCACCTGCGTCCCGGCGCGCAAACGGTCCGCAAGCTTTTTCGCTTCGGCCTGCTGCCGCTGGGTTCGAAGGTAGCTTATGACCTGGTCTTTGATTTCGTTGAACTCACCTTGAATCCGGCTCCTGTTCTGCTCGTAGAAGGCTCGCGCTTCAGCGTCTGTCGGCTCCTTGATCTTTTGAGAGACTTCGCGCTCGAGCAGGGCGTCAGGCGTAATACCAAGTCGCTTCGCTTCTCCCTCCAGCAGGCGGCTATTGATCTCCAGATCAAGCTGCCGCCTTCGCGCTTCGATCACCTGATTCTGTAGCTCCTGAATTCGGTCCTTGAGTCGCTCATCCACATCCTTGGCCGCGACTTTCACTCCGTTGACTACGGCGAGCACGTCCGGCGGGGCCTTCACTTCACACCCGCAATCCTCTTTCTTCTCAGCAGGCTTGGACTGCGTGGCGGGAACTGATTGGCTAGCGGCCTGCCGGGCGTCTGGGAACGCCGCGCTCGGTCGCACAACCACAACGAGCATCGCTCCAACGGCCAGTAATAGTGAGACGCTTCTCATCGAGCCTCCAAATAAACGGGTGACGATAGCTTTGAACTCGCGGCGGCTGAAGAACAGCTACGAACCCAACCGAACCGTAGCCCATTGACTCATAACCCCTGGTTCACTGTCATGCTGATCTTAGAGTTTTGCAGTTGTGCCAGCTACCTGGCAAGCGCCCAGAGCCCGCCCAGAGCCTGGATGTTACTCCCGGATTGGCAGCCCCCGCGCGCAGCCGTCAAAACGGACGCCGGTGACTCTCATCTGAGTGTAGTTGACCACGAGTAACTCATCGTTCGAGACTAGCGTTGTCAAGAACACATCGACAATTCAGTTCTTAGTGCAGATCTAGAGGCGACAGGTTTGTAGGGTTTGCTGAGATCTTACCCGCCCTCGCCGAGATATAGAGCTCGAGCGATGCAGTCTTTAGAGCTCTGTGAAGTGGGAGGCTCGAAGAGGCCAGGAGCGTTTCTCAAATTGTGCTTGCATCGCCTTTTGCGAGTGCGTATCCTGAGTGCCGCGAGACTCGTGATGAGATAGAACTCACGGGATGGCGCGCGCCTCGATCCGTGGTAGTTTTTAGACAGAAGATACCCGAAGCTAATAACCTTGTGCGCCTCCCTGTGCCCGAGCGAGGCGATAGCTTCGCTGTCCAGTCGTCTCCGGCCAGCCAACCGGCGCGCGTGCTCAGTTTGCAAGAGTGGAAGAACAAAATGCCCAAACAATCGAATGGTGATCCTCAGGATGCAATGACTACCGGGTTAACGACAGACGAAGAGAAACGGGCCAGGCTTATGGAACTGGCGAAGCTGACGACAAGGGAAAAGCTGCTGAGGATCATGAAACTAATCGGCGATGACCGCGTAGGTGACGATCAGTTGGTCGGGGCGCTGATAATCCTGGAGGGTGTGGAGCTGAAAGAGAATCAAGGGAGCTAAGTCCGTCTCGTCCCACCCCGGCTTCCGCTCAATCGAGCCCAGCCTCTTTGTCGATCCGGCAAGATGATGGCTTTGATTTTGGCAGATGCGACAGCCATCTTCACAT
This region includes:
- a CDS encoding thioredoxin domain-containing protein, translated to MRSVSLLLAVGAMLVVVVRPSAAFPDARQAASQSVPATQSKPAEKKEDCGCEVKAPPDVLAVVNGVKVAAKDVDERLKDRIQELQNQVIEARRRQLDLEINSRLLEGEAKRLGITPDALLEREVSQKIKEPTDAEARAFYEQNRSRIQGEFNEIKDQVISYLRTQRQQAEAKKLADRLRAGTQVKVLAVSVTPPETDAGRARVFATVNGKRITSGDVEDALKPLIFSVQEQVYYLRKTALDVKINDLLLAEEAKKRNITSEALFEADVLPRLKPVTEEVALKFYEENKSRLEGGFDKLRPQIMEYLQNREQARAADAYAELLRKGATLQVYLKLPESPVFDIAIEDRPWRGGVNAAVTIVEFTDYECPSCAATQAVLEEVAKEYGDKVKLVARHFPLDMHKHAFKAAEAAEAAREQGKYWEYVTILFTNQRALEVEKLKEYASQSGLDRKKFDAALDSGKFSDRVKRDMADGDKIGVDSTPTVFINGKLAREKTREALKQAIEAALKDAVKK